A section of the Telopea speciosissima isolate NSW1024214 ecotype Mountain lineage chromosome 3, Tspe_v1, whole genome shotgun sequence genome encodes:
- the LOC122656624 gene encoding protein CANDIDATE G-PROTEIN COUPLED RECEPTOR 7-like, which produces MFLQVLLPFLCIISSIPFSASEIQNTQIVDDSRPMILFEQFGFVRFGHVSISIKDVSWRSKHPHAELNPSLMGFFLLRESSYGKILNESEYTEHFCVVSSHYVKLLFKFDQLNLNSTYNGTIIVDDPDEYSLVFGNCLPEFEISMDVHTEMYNMNFGRKDFLPAGQTQLPTIYFIFFIIYSIFFVIWVLLCVKQRPIVDKIHLIMGALLIVKALKMLCASEDKSFVRRTGTPHGWDVAFYIFSFLKGIMLFTVIILIGTGWSFLKPYLQEREKKVLMIVIPLQVLENIATVVIGETGPATKDWLTWNQLFLLIDIVCCCAVFFPIIWSIRSLREASKTDGKAARNLAKLTLFKQFYIVVVGYLYFTRVVASAIGAVIDYKLDWFITAAVEGASFGFYTFIFSNFQPKEKNPYFVIDDEEEAAAAQELEDDDSFEL; this is translated from the coding sequence ATGTTTCTTCAAgtacttcttccttttctctgtATAATCTCAAGCATCCCCTTCTCTGCATCAGAGATTCAAAACACTCAAATTGTGGATGATTCAAGGCCCATGATCTTATTCGAGCAATTCGGGTTTGTTCGATTCGGTCATGTTTCCATTTCAATCAAAGATGTTTCTTGGAGATCAAAACATCCACATGCAGAATTAAACCCATCTTTAATGGGATTTTTCCTCTTAAGAGAATCATCTTATGGTAAGATCTTGAATGAATCAGAATATACAGAACATTTCTGTGTTGTATCAAGTCATTATGTGAAATTACTCTTCAAATTTGATCAACTCAATCTGAATTCTACCTATAATGGTACAATCATTGTTGATGATCCAGATGAATACAGTTTGGTTTTTGGAAATTGTTTACCTGAATTTGAAATATCCATGGATGTTCATACAGAGATGTATAATATGAATTTTGGAAGAAAAGATTTCCTTCCTGCTGGACAAACCCAATTGCCAACAAtctatttcatcttctttatcATTTATTCAATCTTTTTTGTGATCTGGGTTCTTCTCTGTGTCAAGCAAAGACCAATTGTAGATAAGATTCATCTAATAATGGGTGCTCTGCTCATTGTGAAAGCTCTGAAGATGCTCTGTGCTTCTGAAGACAAATCATTTGTAAGAAGAACAGGTACTCCTCATGGTTGGGATGTGGCTTTCTATATCTTTAGTTTTCTTAAAGGTATAATGTTGTTCACTGTGATTATCTTAATTGGTACTGGATGGTCATTCTTGAAACCTTACCTGcaagagagggaaaagaaggTTCTTATGATTGTGATACCATTGCAAGTTCTTGAGAACATAGCTACAGTTGTGATCGGCGAAACCGGTCCAGCGACAAAAGATTGGTTAACATGGAACCAATTGTTCTTATTGATTGATATTGTGTGTTGTTGTGCTGTATTTTTTCCGATTATCTGGTCGATTCGGAGTCTCAGAGAGGCGTCGAAGACCGATGGAAAGGCGGCGAGAAATTTGGCTAAGCTTACATTATTCAAGCAGTTCTacattgttgttgttgggtATTTATACTTcacaagggttgtggcttcTGCAATAGGTGCTGTTATTGATTACAAACTTGATTGGTTTATTACAGCAGCAGTAGAGGGTGCAAGCTTTGGTTTCTATACATTTATCTTTTCTAACTTTCAGCCTAAAGAGAAGAATCCATATTTTGTgatagatgatgaagaagaagctgcTGCAGCACAAGAATTGGAAGATGATGATTCCTTTGAATTatga
- the LOC122653502 gene encoding myb-related protein 305-like: MVGRVMAGHLGWGIIEEGWRKGPWTAEEDKLLIEYVKLHGEGRWNSVARFAGLKRNGKSCRLRWVNYLRPDLKRGQITPHEENIILELHARWGNRWSTIARSLPGRTDNEIKNYWRTHFKKKGKSASEHSEKSKTRLLRRQQLQLQKQQLQQQQQQQQQNQFDMKRIMSLLDESEQRAQVRQEMDSMYSNSSEEQCLLSFMFNSDASAPETLNDDILWGGLWNLDENHANIDAAFATSKPSFPSLLTSFY; this comes from the exons ATGGTTGGGAGAGTGATGGCAGGACACTTGGGCTGGGGAATCATAGAAGAAGGCTGGAGGAAAGGACCTTGGACTGCTGAAGAGGATAAATTGCTAATTGAATATGTCAAGTTACATGGAGAGGGAAGATGGAACTCTGTGGCAAGATTTGCAG GGCTGAAAAGGAATGGCAAGAGTTGTAGGCTGAGGTGGGTGAATTATTTGAGGCCTGACCTCAAGAGAGGGCAGATAACACCACATGAAGAGAATATCATTCTAGAGCTTCATGCCCGGTGGGGAAACAG GTGGTCAACAATTGCCCGGAGCTTGCCTGGGAGAACAGACAATGAGATTAAGAACTACTGGAGGACCCATttcaagaagaagggaaaatctGCATCAGAACACTCTGAGAAGTCAAAAACTCGACTCCTTAGACGACAACAGCTTCAGCTGCAAAAGCAGCAGCtacaacaacagcagcaacaacagcaacaaaacCAATTTGACATGAAAAGGATCATGTCTCTACTTGATGAGAGTGAGCAGAGGGCTCAAGTGAGGCAGGAGATGGATTCCATGTATTCCAACTCCTCTGAGGAGCAATGCCTACTCTCTTTCATGTTCAATAGTGATGCCTCTGCACCAGAGACATTGAATGATGACATTCTGTGGGGAGGCCTGTGGAACTTAGATGAAAACCATGCCAACATAGATGCAGCATTTGCAACCAGCAAACCAAGTTTCCCAAGTCTTCTGACCTCCTTCTATTGA